Proteins encoded by one window of Anguilla rostrata isolate EN2019 chromosome 9, ASM1855537v3, whole genome shotgun sequence:
- the LOC135263715 gene encoding uncharacterized protein LOC135263715, translating into MGPKKVRSERPEEGAVGGAIGGMDGEEPELRSISEEASLQELRDMFQAHLAMQQARDSRLDQDAARQEARWKALQHQFSLLQQEVHVRTTPVPDQRQGSRTPEDTSPQVTSRQAPSPNLDGRYGQGGRQPGAPQGPRLPENQGLGQSRAMQEPRLQQLTDADDIEHFLTTFERIATACRWPTTDWAVRLVPLLTGKARSAYVHMELNESLNYDSVKAALLNKYDINRETYRARFRSTEVGPDESPKELYVRLKELYHKWVQPQKRTKEEVGEVIILEQYLRMLAPELQVWVKEHDPSSAAEAAGLADIFVAARRKTQQWTYNRWKGAKEPRKLGMTSPPPSKTSTAVGKSVGDWVGPASGSPSFRPSNAKPLICYQCGQEGHTKFKCPNNPSSHSNMCCVPRPVPSEGKDKVPLHCTSVVLNGQEVRALVDTGSMQTLVQARLVPAHLWNHASPVAIRCVHGDEKNYPTADVYVKVQGQSYLMRVGLSTDLSYPVILGQDLPVLFDILSPNYACNMAVTRAMAKSSEVDVKLLGALPFFEVDMECVPGKTRKPKSRKRQDKFHHTVVSSQDEPGPKTPLGLEVPRDIILLQKNDPVIGPLYNQAQEKLPLGHTRAECGEGMFYLQNGVLYRKQGPEPQMVVPKKVRELVLTLGHSIPWAGHLGKQKTIARVGRYFYWPGLRKDVARYCKTCPKCQQTSIRGPPKVPLQPLPVVGVPFERLGMDIVGPLEKSKTGNRFMLVVSDYATKYPEVFPLKTIRARSVAFCLVQLFSRVGFPNAIVTDQGSNFMSKLLKQVYQLLGIKGIRTTPYHPQTDGLVERFNQTLKQMLRKFVCETGADWDQWLPYLLFAYREVPQASTGFSPFELLYGRDVRGPLTLLKETWKGGQDAAEPKNIIAYVIHMREKLESMTKIAQEHMAEAQQRQKVWYDQKARARSFEPGTKVLVMLPTDSSKLLAKWQGPFEVVRKLGPTTYEVATPGQKRSKWVLHVNLLKEWFARPVEEAEALLIRSVGDEEEIEEQYLPIQPVSALDLSHLSPEQNSDIQRLCSPEVFQEKPGHTTLVEHDIVLREDACARRMSYRIPERLLVALKEELDQMLAMRIIEPSKSEWCSPVVLVPKKNGSLRFCIDFRYLNSVSKFDSYPTPRIDDLIDRLGKAKYLTTIDLCKGYWQVPLSTRSRELTAFRTPWGLYQFSVMPFGLHGAPATFQRLVDQVLSGLSNFTSAYLDDIVIYSSSWEDHLRHLEVVFQRIQSAGLTINPSKCAIAKTETEYLGYVIGNGVIKPQVQKIQAIQGCPLPQTKTLVRSFLGMAGWYRRFVPDFSMRVAVLTDLTRKNCPTQIRWTEEAEGAFQDIKDALCKGPVLHCPDFDKPFVLQTDASETGVGAVLLQGESDDRHPVAYISRKLFPREVRYSTVEKECLAVKWALDTLKYYLLGREFLLETDHKALQWMDRMRDSNARITRWYLSMQPYKFSIRHVPGRSNTTADFLSRLPAGNQR; encoded by the coding sequence ATGGGACCAAAGAAGGTCAGGTCGGAACGACCAGAAGAGGGAGCTGTTGGAGGAGCCATAGGGGGAATGGATGGAGAGGAACCAGAGCTGAGGAGCATCTCGGAGGAGGCTTCCCTGCAGGAGCTGAGGGATATGTTCCAAGCACACCTGGCGATGCAGCAGGCCCGGGACAGCCGTCTGGACCAGGACGCAGCCCGACAGGAGGCACGGTGGAAGGCCCTTCAGCACCAATTCAGTCTTCTCCAGCAGGAAGTCCATGTCAGGACCACCCCTGTTCCAGACCAGAGGCAGGGATCTAGGACACCAGAGGACACCTCTCCCCAAGTAACTAGCCGACAAGCTCCTTCTCCTAACCTGGATGGCCGGTATGGTCAAGGTGGTAGACAGCCTGGGGCTCCTCAGGGGCCACGTCTGCCAGAAAACCAAGGTTTAGGACAGTCAAGGGCTATGCAGGAGCCACGCCTACAGCAGCTAACTGATGCTGATGATATAGAGCATTTTCTTACAACATTTGAGAGGATAGCAACGGCGTGTCGGTGGCCAACAACCGACTGGGCAGTGAGATTAGTACCTTTGTTAACGGGCAAAGCTAGGAGTGCGTATGTGCATATGGAGTTAAATGAGTCACTCAATTATGATAGTGTGAAGGCAGCCCTTTTAAACAAGTATGACATTAATCGAGAGACATACCGAGCACGTTTCAGGTCCACTGAGGTGGGACCAGACGAATCCCCCAAAGAACTCTATGTCCGGCTAAAGGAGCTCTACCACAAGTGGGTGCAACCTCAGAAGAGGACCAAAGAGGAGGTCGGAGAGGTTATCATTCTCGAACAGTACCTTCGTATGCTTGCTCCAGAGCTGCAAGTATGGGTCAAGGAGCATGACCCTAGCTCTGCTGCGGAGGCTGCTGGTCTGGCAGACATTTTTGTGGCAGCTCGTCGGAAAACTCAGCAATGGACCTATAATAGGTGGAAAGGAGCCAAGGAGCCTAGGAAGCTGGGCATGacatcccctcccccttcgAAGACCAGCACAGCCGTGGGTAAGTCTGTGGGTGATTGGGTTGGTCCTGCCAGTGGAAGCCCTAGTTTTAGACCTAGTAATGCAAAACCCTTGATTTGTTATCAGTGTGGTCAGGAAGGTCATACTAAGTTTAAGTGTCCCAACAACCCATCCAGTCATTCTAACATGTGTTGTGTCCCCAGACCCGTTCCCTCTGAAGGGAAAGATAAAGTTCCCCTGCATTGTACATCAGTTGTCTTGAATGGTCAAGAAGTCCGGGCACTAGTTGATACCGGAAGTATGCAAACTTTAGTTCAAGCCAGGTTAGTTCCAGCCCATCTTTGGAACCATGCGTCTCCGGTGGCAATTCGATGTGTGCATGGTGATGAAAAGAATTACCCTACAGCTGATGTATATGTGAAAGTGCAGGGACAGTCTTACTTGATGAGAGTAGGCCTCTCTACAGACTTGTCCTATCCTGTGATACTAGGTCAAGATTTGCCTGTATTGTTTGATATTCTGTCCCCCAACTATGCTTGCAATATGGCTGTAACTCGAGCAATGGCAAAGTCAAGTGAGGTTGACGTGAAGCTTCTTGGTGCTTTGCCTTTCTTTGAGGTAGACATGGAGTGTGTGCCAGGAAAGACACGTAAACCTAAGAGCCGAAAACGGCAAGATAAATTTCACCACACGGTTGTGAGCTCTCAGGATGAGCCAGGTCCTAAAACCCCATTAGGCCTTGAGGTTCCCAGAGACATAATTCTGTTACAGAAAAATGACCCCGTAATAGGCCCCTTGTACAACCAGGCCCAGGAGAAGTTGCCGTTAGGCCACACTAGAGCTGAGTGTGGCGAGGGCATGTTCTACCTCCAGAATGGGGTGTTATACCGGAAGCAGGGTCCAGAGCCACAGATGGTGGTCCCTAAAAAGGTCAGAGAGCTGGTGCTTACCTTGGGTCATTCCATTCCATGGGCTGGTCATCTGGGGAAACAGAAAACCATAGCACGGGTAGGTCGCTATTTCTACTGGCCAGGTTTAAGAAAAGATGTGGCTCGGTATTGTAAGACGTGCCCAAAGTGCCAGCAGACGTCCATTAGAGGCCCCCCCAAAGTCCCTCTTCAACCACTTCCTGTTGTGGGTGTGCCCTTTGAGCGACTTGGTATGGATATAGTGGGCCCCCTTGAGAAAAGTAAGACTGGAAACCGTTTCATGTTGGTGGTGTCGGATTATGCTACTAAGTACCCTGAAGTCTTCCCCCTTAAGACTATTAGGGCCAGATCTGTAGCTTTCTGTCTGGTCCAGCTATTTTCAAGGGTAGGGTTCCCCAATGCCATAGTCACTGACCAAGGGTCTAACTTTATGTCCAAACTGTTGAAACAAGTGTACCAGCTTTTAGGGATTAAGGGCATAAGGACTACACCCTATCATCCACAGACTGATGGGCTGGTTGAAAGATTCAACCAGACCCTGAAGCAAATGCTCCGCAAGTTTGTCTGTGAAACAGGTGCAGACTGGGACCAGTGGCTCCCGTATCTCCTTTTTGCTTACAGGGAGGTGCCCCAGGCCTCGACTGGATTTTCACCCTTCGAGTTGTTATACGGCCGTGACGTGCGGGGACCCCTGACATTGCTGAAGGAAACGTGGAAGGGAGGCCAAGATGCGGCAGAACCAAAGAACATCATTGCCTATGTGATTCACATGAGGGAAAAACTGGAGAGCATGACTAAGATAGCCCAAGAACACATGGCAGAGGCTCAACAAAGACAGAAGGTATGGTATGACCAGAAGGCTCGAGCCAGGAGTTTTGAACCTGGAACCAAGGTGCTGGTGATGTTACCTACCGACTCCAGCAAATTGTTAGCCAAATGGCAAGGTCCTTTTGAGGTGGTGCGGAAACTTGGACCTACCACCTATGAAGTCGCTACCCCTGGGCAGAAGCGATCTAAGTGGGTTCTACATGTCAATCTGCTGAAGGAGTGGTTTGCCAGGCCTGTGGAAGAAGCAGAGGCATTATTGATCCGAAGTGTGGGAGATGAGGAAGAAATAGAAGAACAGTACTTACCTATCCAGCCCGTCTCTGCCCTGGACCTTAGCCACCTTTCACCTGAGCAGAATTCTGATATACAGAGACTGTGTAGCCCAGAAGTCTTCCAGGAGAAGCCAGGACACACCACCCTTGTAGAGCATGATATTGTGCTCCGAGAAGATGCTTGTGCAAGGCGCATGAGTTATCGAATACCTGAGCGCCTCCTGGTGGCCTTGAAAGAGGAATTAGACCAGATGTTAGCCATGCGCATCATTGAGCCATCCAAAAGTGAATGGTGCAGCCCGGTTGTGCTGGTCCCTAAGAAAAATGGCAGTCTTAGgttttgtattgattttagGTACCTCAATTCTGTATCAAAGTTTGATTCCTATCCAACTCCAAGAATTGATGACCTCATTGACCGCCTGGGTAAGGCCAAATACTTAACCACAATTGATTTATGTAAAGGCTATTGGCAGGTTCCTTTGAGTACTCGATCCCGAGAGCTGACTGCTTTCCGGACCCCCTGGGGTCTCTACCAATTCTCTGTGATGCCCTTTGGTCTGCACGGAGCTCCAGCGACATTTCAGCGACTTGTCGACCAGGTATTGTCCGGCTTGAGCAACTTTACATCTGCATACCTAGATGATATTGTCATTTACAGCTCGTCCTGGGAGGATCATCTGAGACACCTGGAGGTGGTCTTCCAACGTATCCAGTCAGCAGGCCTCACCATCAACCCGTCAAAGTGTGCCATTGCAAAGACTGAGACCGAGTACCTGGGGTATGTAATAGGCAATGGAGTCATCAAACCCCAGGTTCAAAAGATTCAGGCAATTCAGGGCTGTCCCCTGCCACAGACTAAGACTCTGGTGAGATCCTTCCTGGGAATGGCAGGTTGGTACCGAAGGTTTGTGCCTGATTTTTCTATGCGAGTTGCTGTCCTTACTGATTTGACCCGGAAGAACTGCCCTACACAGATTCGATGGACGGAAGAGGCGGAGGGAGCCTTCCAAGACATAAAGGATGCTCTATGCAAAGGTCCAGTGTTGCATTGCCCTGATTTTGACAAACCTTTTGTTTTACAAACTGATGCCTCTGAAACGGGTGTAGGAGCTGTTCTTCTCCAGGGAGAGTCAGATGATCGACACCCGGTGGCCTACATCAGCAGGAAGCTGTTTCCAAGGGAGGTTCGCTATTCGACAGTTGAGAAGGAGTGCCTTGCGGTGAAGTGGGCCCTAGACACCCTAAAGTACTACCTCCTCGGCCGAGAGTTCCTCCTTGAAACAGACCATAAAGCATTGCAGTGGATGGATCGTATGAGGGATTCAAATGCTAGAATCACTCGTTGGTATCTGTCCATGCAGCCCTACAAGTTCTCCATTCGACATGTCCCTGGGAGAAGCAACACCACAGCGGATTTCCTTTCTCGCTTACCAGCAGGAAACCAGAGGTAG